Proteins from a single region of Drosophila biarmipes strain raj3 chromosome 3R, RU_DBia_V1.1, whole genome shotgun sequence:
- the LOC108025099 gene encoding fructose-bisphosphate aldolase: MTTHFYYPNKELQEELTCISKALVAPGKGILAADESSSVMGKRFQLIGVENTEENRRIYRQMLFTTDPKISENISGVIFYHETLHQRTDDGLPFVEALRKKGILTGIKVDKHFSPLFGSEDEFTTQGLDDLANRCAQYKKEGCSFAKWRCILKITKNTPSPQAILENANVMARYAAICQSQRLVPIISPEVLATGDHDLDRCQKVNEILLAGVYKALSDHHVFLEGTLLQPSMVVPGLQSNKNHPPSDIGMATVLSVRRTVPPAVMGILFCSGAQSEEEASVNLNAINNVPLCKPWAMTFAFDRALQTSILRTWGGKKEQITHAQNELIKRCRANGLASIGKYIVGSVESSAGTERLIQEAVEF; this comes from the exons ATGACGACGCATTTCTACTACCCCAACAAGGAGCTGCAGGAGGAGCTGACCTGCATTTCGAAGGCCTTGGTGGCCCCTGGAAAAGGCATCCTGGCGGCCGACGAGTCGAGCTCGGTGATGGGCAAGCGATTCCAGCTGATCGGGGTGGAAAACACGGAGGAGAATCGACGGATATACCGGCAAATGCTGTTCACCACCGATCCCAAGATATCGGAGAACATATCCGGGGTGATATTCTACCACGAAACACTGCATCAGCGGACAGATGATGGCCTGCCTTTTGTGGAGGCCCTACGGAAGAAGGGTATCCTCACGGGCATCAAGGTGGACAAGCACTTTTCACCGCTCTTCGGCTCCGAGGATGAGTTCACCACCCAGGGGCTGGATGATCTGGCCAATAGGTGTGCCCAGTACAAGAAAGAGGGTTGCAGCTTCGCCAAGTGGCGTTGTATCCTGAAGATCACCAAGAACACTCCCTCGCCTCAGGCCATTTTGGAAAATGCGAACGTGATGGCTCGATATGCAGCCATCTGTCAATCGCAGAGACTGGTGCCCATCATCAGTCCCGAGGTGCTGGCCACTGGAGATCATGACCTGGATCGCTGCCAGAAGGTCAACGAAATCCTACTGGCTGGTGTGTACAAGGCCCTCAGTGATCACCACGTCTTCCTGGAGGGCACTCTTCTGCAGCCCAGCATGGTGGTGCCCGGTCTACAGAGTAACAAAAACCATCCACCATCGGACATTGGAATGGCCACTGTGCTCTCTGTCCGGAGAACTGTTCCTCCAGCTGTTATGG GAATCCTCTTCTGCAGTGGAGCCCAGTCTGAAGAGGAGGCCTCGGTCAACTTGAATGCCATTAACAATGTGCCCCTCTGCAAGCCCTGGGCTATGACTTTCGCCTTCGATCGGGCTCTTCAGACCTCAATTCTGAGGACTTGGGGTGGCAAAAAGGAGCAGATCACCCATGCCCAAAATGAGCTCATCAAGCGGTGCAGG GCAAACGGTCTGGCCAGCATAGGAAAATACATAGTTGGCTCTGTGGAAAGCTCTGCGGGCACCGAGAGACTCATCCAGGAAGCCGTCGAGTTCTag